The Gouania willdenowi chromosome 3, fGouWil2.1, whole genome shotgun sequence genome includes a region encoding these proteins:
- the alpk3b gene encoding alpha-protein kinase 3, producing the protein MGSRRSTPHSSSGNGSSSGNNVNGNNRPGSCSYLSNVRPENRSTLCSVIAQLTEETQPSFETTLKSRAVSENSTVKFSCVVTGYPAPQITWYKDDLQLDRYCGLPKYEIFRNGKNHSLHIYKCTVEDAAIYQASAINSKGIVSCSGVLEVGEMNEFKIHQRYFAKLKQKAEDKCKEVEGKENQEPLRTISPDRTQRKRRSTMEAFISTPDSLEDEDNEDSNQMVTLETDTGLQVASVEEGKEPSVSVPIVNGIDPVLTNGQAISNYDSKSDTSQKISITHQTKPPFVKKKIKISTDAKVPKPDSLKEEKIAKEEASLTAAPACTEKAKHKTNPLEIMEVETINNLPITDLKTKTDKHISLAKKEVLLPERSLKDDSMCRETSVSLQKEQILAPSKTPAMSMTTCPAVKATESKMTSNNVKEARHKDAKGKFKTQNKSICEIPKQQQATVTSRSHSTLKVNNNAKKHNADTDVDMESKASPEEPVGPKHSEPFFPPHDNRGALPQPLCEAVRDQSSEWKTSPGQKKVPVSPSSTPAEVALANVKKNRNNAAVSLEIPPRRRTFNSQTEQKTLTERETPTYGTQTSSLDNGLKEAIGKTRKDARDYSTKSSEKPTARFAHIQKATIESPGEGEKSQECRISPKVSQRQVDTPVKTTEGQRSRNVDEKVEKKEEVTLQVQEINATPNEKIAVMETEHAALNITELNQIEKMKNKNTKVSAVPVSRKKTDKDQPVLKGVDRSEILNIELDKVETSLPLQQKTPENLDSKQIVDPQEKSITAKQIISIAELLRSQIKALESTLVNSTLIIPTQANMTHEPTSSVTGRCSDLEENHPKSKDEEMISAAGRKTQMKTDDISPPNIKAILMEIYNQLNLSDQDQIHCKNPSFQSDQALPQPAIDTVIDTDVNMGTNGHSRTGKEYDECVMETSQEPKAATVITCKDSSVQKENTLVTTKIQSISNLSAPENQKSQDFKTSTRVAVQESNPAVSKQTTKENDLESIDKLYPKHPNSQIEMCCTEKTVTPISERCNKGEHDHPDQSDLGTSTTEQHLHNNNQDKLNPNIILTPEPSPVLKRKSSTSPIPSATPQELATGARRKILTPKGKSEDVPEVTSPTYHPIEKKEVPTQSSTLSTASITPSASPSLSRKSAVLQPAGELSPAVERRSPMVSRKKTMMETQTPKLQPDENQAEGKPGKHNPFKAPQVIRKIRGEIIGDASGHLKLWCQFFNVLSDSTIKWYRDEKEIAQSKKNAGDETQVNLAIVQASRTDSGVYGCSITNEYGSDSTDILLSADILAGFSLREDLGVGEEIEMTPLMFSRSVADSGVWGNKLFGRVMMKETHIGQGFSHKVWRAKVIYGLEPVFESGNICIIKVRNPVVYGGKVESCLIEKNLEIMKQDCKIQNLAREYCKIFSAEARVIENFGRCLEVIPVYLMYRPANTIPYATVETDLTGNYQKYSELDHTGRMDLRSGSEVEQKCCALQHWIFQWTNSNLLLTRLEGVDMKITNVGISVKSTGYQGLSIEGNPKVFEHFISQHKCNYFCGLLSLRSLKVMDSLTTPSKPKGSKSPLLQRKMAAGSSSPQSSRKAGGSPRLSKKSEQDESKVAARQKPADAPKEVNMVE; encoded by the exons ATGGGCTCACGAAGATCAACACCACATTCTTCTTCTGGCAACGGATCCAGCAGTGGGAATAATGTCAATGGGAATAACCGGCCTGGAAGCTGCAGCTACCTCTCAAACGTCAGGCCAGAGAACAG GAGCACCCTCTGCAGTGTGATAGCACAACTAACTGAAGAAACCCAACCGTCATTTGAAACAACCCTGAAGTCTAGAGCTGTGTCTGAAAATAGCACTGTTAAGTTCTCCTGTGTGGTTACAG GTTACCCTGCCCCACAGATTACGTGGTATAAGGATGACTTGCAGCTGGACAGATACTGTGGACTgccaaaatatgaaatattccGTAATGGTAAAAATCATTCCCTGCACATTTACAA GTGCACTGTGGAGGATGCAGCGATATACCAAGCCTCAGCCATCAACAGTAAAGGAATTGTGTCCTGCTCTGGGGTTCTGGAGGTGGGCGAGATGAACGAGTTCAAAATCCACCAGCGTTATTTTGCCAAGCTTAAACAGAAGGCTGAGGACAAATGCAAAGAAGTGGAGGGGAAAGAGAACCAGGAGCCCTTACGAACCATCAGCCCAGACCGCACACAGAGAAAACGTCGCTCCACAATGGAAGCCTTCATCAGCACACCAGACTCCCTGGAGGATGAAGACAATGAGGACAGCAACCAGATGGTCACCCTTGAGACTGACACCGGGCTACAGGTAGCCTCAGTGGAGGAGGGAAAAGAACCATCAGTCTCAGTCCCTATTGTTAATGGCATAGATCCAGTTTTAACCAATGGACAGGCTATCAGCAACTATGATAGTAAAAGTGATACATCCCAGAAGATTTCCATTACACATCAAACAAAACCTCCCTTTGTAAAAAAGAAGATCAAGATTTCCACTGATGCCAAAGTCCCAAAGCCAGACTCATTAAAGGAGGAGAAGATTGCTAAAGAGGAGGCTTCACTCACTGCAGCTCCAGCTTGTACTGAGAAAGCAAAGCACAAGACAAATCCACTGGAGATTATGGAAGTAGAGACCATCAATAATTTGCCCATTACGGATTTAAAGACCAAGACAGATAAACATATTAGTTTGGCAAAAAAGGAAGTTTTACTTCCTGAAAGGTCTTTAAAAGATGACAGCATGTGCCGTGAAACAAGTGTATCTTTGCAGAAAGAACAAATACTCGCTCCCTCTAAAACCCCTGCAATGTCTATGACTACATGCCCTGCTGTTAAAGCAACTGAATCCAAAATGACCTCAAACAATGTGAAAGAAGCGAGACACAAAGATGCAAAAGGAAaattcaaaacacaaaacaaatctaTCTGTGAAATTCCAAAGCAACAACAGGCGACTGTTACATCAAGATCTCATAGCACATTAAAGGTGAACAAtaatgccaaaaaacacaatgcaGACACAGATGTTGACATGGAGTCAAAAGCTTCTCCTGAGGAACCTGTCGGTCCCAAACACAGTGAGCCGTTTTTTCCACCACATGACAACAGAGGTGCTTTGCCTCAGCCTCTGTGTGAAGCGGTCAGAGATCAGTCGTCTGAGTGGAAAACAAGCCCCGGCCAAAAAAAGGTGCCTGTGTCTCCGTCGTCTACGCCAGCTGAG GTTGCACTGGCCAATGTAAAGAAGAACAGGAACAATGCAGCTGTCAGCCTTGAGATACCACCTCGCCGACGTACGTTCAACTCCCAAACAGAGCAGAAGACTCTAACAGAAAGAGAGACCCCAACTTATGGAACCCAGACCTCATCTTTGGACAACGGTCTTAAAGAAGCCATTGGCAAGACAAGAAAGGATGCACGGGATTATTCCACTAAATCCAGTGAGAAGCCCACAGCTCGTTTTGCACACATACAAAAGGCAACCATTGAAAGCCCTGGGGAAGGTGAGAAGAGCCAAGAGTGTCGTATTTCTCCAAAGGTCTCACAACGCCAAGTTGATACACCAGTAAAAACTACAGAAGGCCAGAGAAGTAGGAATGTTGATGAGAAAGTAGAGAagaaagaggaagttacgtTACAAGTACAGGAAATAAATGCAACTCCAAATGAAAAGATAGCGGTGATGGAGACTGAACATGCAGCGCTCAACATAACTGAGCTAAATCaaatagaaaaaatgaaaaataaaaacacaaaagtctcAGCTGTCCCTGTATCCAGAAAGAAAACAGACAAGGACCAGCCTGTGTTAAAAGGGGTGGACAGATCAGAAATACTGAATATAGAGTTGGATAAAGTCGAGACTTCTCTCCCACTCCAGcaaaaaactccagaaaacttGGACTCGAAGCAGATAGTAGATCCTCAAGAAAAGTCAATTACTGCGAAACAAATAATTTCGATTGCTGAACTTTTGAGATCACAAATAAAAGCTCTCGAGTCCACACTGGTTAATTCAACACTCATCATACCAACACAAGCAAACATGACACATGAACCAACATCATCAGTTACAGGGAGATGCTCAGACTTAGAAGAAAATCATCCAAAAAGTAAGGATGAGGAGATGATTTCTGCAGCAGGTAGAAAAACGCAGATGAAAACGGACGATATTTCTCCACCAAACATTAAAGCAATTTTAATGGAAATATATAATCAACTAAATTTGAGTGACCAAGACCAGATTCATTGTAAAAATCCAAGTTTTCAAAGTGATCAGGCTTTGCCACAACCAGCCATAGACACTGTTATAGACACTGATGTTAATATGGGCACAAATGGTCATTCAAGAACTGGCAAGGAATATGATGAATGTGTTATGGAGACTTCCCAGGAACCAAAGGCAGCAACAGTAATTACTTGTAAAGACTCGTCAGtccaaaaagaaaacactttagTAACAACCAAAATTCAATCCATCTCAAATTTGTCTGCACCTGAGAACCAGAAATCTCAGGACTTTAAAACAAGCACAAGAGTTGCTGTTCAAGAgtcaaatcctgcagtttcaAAGCAAACAACCAAAGAAAATGATTTGGAATCAATAGATAAGTTGTATCCAAAACACCCAAACAGCCAAATTGAAATGTGCTGTACTGAAAAAACAGTGACCCCAATATCTGAGCGGTGCAACAAAGGAGAGCACGATCATCCTGACCAAAGTGATTTAGGAACAAGTACAACAGAACAACATCTTCACAATAACAACCAGGATAAGTTGAACCCCAACATTATTTTGACTCCTGAGCCGAGTCCAGTGTTGAAAAGAAAAAGCAGTACGTCTCCAATTCCTTCTGCGACTCCACAAGAGCTGGCCACCGGGGCACGTCGCAAAATTTTAACACCCAAGGGTAAATCTGAGGATGTCCCAGAAGTCACATCGCCAACTTATCATCCAATAGAGAAGAAAGAAGTGCCCACACAGAGTAGCACTTTGTCAACAGCATCTATCACCCCCTCAGCGTCTCCAAGCCTCTCCCGAAAATCTGCTGTACTGCAGCCTGCTGGTGAGCTCAGCCCGGCTGTGGAGCGGCGCTCCCCCATGGTGAGCAGAAAAAAGACCATGATGGAAACACAAACTCCAAAACTGCAACCTGATGAGAATCAGGCAGAGGGAAAACCTGGTAAACACAATCCATTCAAAG CTCCTCAAGTCATTCGTAAGATAAGAGGTGAAATCATTGGAGATGCTTCTGGGCATTTGAAACTTTGGTGCCAATTCTTCAATGTTCTCAGCGACTCTACCATCAAATGGTACAGAGACGAGAAGGAGATTGctcagagtaaaaaaaa TGCGGGTGATGAAACTCAAGTTAATCTGGCAATTGTTCAGGCGTCACGCACGGACTCTGGTGTTTATGGATGCTCAATAACAAATGAATACGGGTCAGACTCCACGGACATTCTCCTGAGTGCAGACA TCTTGGCCGGATTTTCGTTACGAGAAGATCTTGGCG TTGGAGAAGAAATCGAAATGACACCCTTGATGTTCAGTAGGAGTGTGGCGGACTCTGGTGTCTGGGGCAATAAATTATTTGGCCGTGTTATGATGAAGGAAACTCACATTGGACAGGGCTTTTCTCATAAAGTATGGAGGGCAAAAGTAATCTATGGTCTGGAGCCTGTGTTTGAGTCTGGAAACATATGCATCATCAAAGTACGAAATCCCGTCGTTTATGGAGGCAAAGTGGAGAGCTGTCTTATTGAAAAGAATCTGGAGATCATGAAGCAA GACTGTAAAATTCAGAACTTGGCTCGAGAATACTGTAAGATCTTCTCAGCGGAAGCAAGAGTCATAGAGAACTTTGGGAGATGTCTAGA aGTTATTCCTGTCTACCTAATGTATCGACCAGCAAACACCATCCCTTATGCTACAGTGGAGACCGATCTAACAGGAAACTACCAAAAGTATTCTGAGCTGGATCACACTGGGAGAATGGACCTGAGGAGCGGTTCTGAGGTGGAGCAGAAATGCTGCGCCCTGCAGCATTGGATCTTTCAATGGACCAACAGCAATCTGCTATTGACACGGCTTGAAG GTGTGGACATGAAGATCACCAATGTTGGGATTTCAGTTAAATCAACAGG GTATCAAGGTTTATCCATTGAAGGCAATCCCAAAGTTTTTGAGCATTTCATTTCTCAGCACAAATGCAACTATTTCTGTGGTCTGCTCAGCTTGAGGTCACTAAAGGTCATGGATTCTTTAACGACGCCATCAAAGCCTAAAGGCTCCAAAAGCCCCTTACTTCAACGGAAAATGGCTGCTGGTTCCTCCAGTCCTCAGTCGAGCAGGAAAGCTGGGGGGAGCCCCCGTCTGTCAAAAAAGTCTGAGCAAGATGAGAGCAAGGTAGCTGCTAGACAAAAACCTGCAGATGCACCTAAAGAAGTAAACATGGTAGAATGA